From Chryseobacterium gallinarum, one genomic window encodes:
- a CDS encoding outer membrane beta-barrel protein: MKKILLAGAVALFGLSNAQIAKGTTYLSGQVGYSQKENNNTDKKVESFKILPTVGYFVDTNLAVGLGVGYKNDNEKVTKTTGTNPLMVTEGKVTESAFVVAPFVRKYWTLADKLYIFGQLEVPMAFGQNKVEGTTTTTTTTAAGTTTTTSSSSDKANFTSIGVNIKPGLDYFLNKNWTIEATIGEFGYNTYKQNVDGAKRVNDYNFGLNLTSVTFGVKYVFSK, from the coding sequence ATGAAAAAAATATTATTAGCGGGTGCTGTTGCACTTTTTGGTTTATCAAACGCTCAAATTGCTAAAGGAACTACATATTTATCAGGACAAGTTGGTTATTCTCAAAAAGAAAACAACAATACAGATAAAAAAGTTGAAAGCTTCAAAATTCTTCCAACTGTAGGATATTTTGTAGATACTAACTTAGCAGTAGGTTTAGGTGTTGGTTACAAAAACGATAATGAAAAAGTAACAAAAACTACAGGAACTAATCCTTTAATGGTAACTGAAGGTAAAGTAACTGAATCTGCATTCGTTGTTGCTCCTTTCGTAAGAAAATATTGGACTTTAGCTGATAAATTATATATCTTCGGTCAATTAGAAGTTCCAATGGCATTTGGTCAAAACAAAGTTGAAGGAACTACTACAACTACAACAACTACTGCAGCTGGAACAACTACTACAACTTCATCTTCATCTGATAAAGCTAACTTCACTTCAATCGGTGTAAACATTAAGCCAGGTTTAGATTATTTCTTAAACAAAAACTGGACTATCGAAGCTACTATCGGTGAATTCGGATACAACACTTACAAGCAAAATGTTGACGGAGCTAAGAGAGTTAATGATTATAACTTCGGTTTAAACTTAACTTCTGTAACTTTCGGAGTTAAATATGTATTTTCAAAATAA
- a CDS encoding porin family protein gives MKKLLLIAAVAVMGITANAQEFRFGPKAGYSYSTLKAKGDGQSETSDPLHTFYIGGIAEYKLSDKFALQGELLYSPLGGKVKIQEADPDDPTTFFNFKAKQTFHTLLVPVSAKYFITEGLSVSAGVNVGLILSAKSKLSADLGMGPLFEFDADKEVDIKDQVNTLNLAPFLGAEYALENGLFFDARYNLGVSNLAKNAQGNEKLTNSFIQVGVGFKFGGN, from the coding sequence ATGAAAAAACTTTTACTGATTGCAGCTGTAGCTGTTATGGGAATTACAGCCAATGCGCAGGAATTTAGATTTGGTCCGAAGGCAGGGTATTCATATTCTACCTTAAAAGCAAAAGGGGATGGACAGTCTGAAACTTCAGATCCGTTACATACCTTTTACATCGGAGGAATCGCCGAATATAAACTGAGTGATAAGTTTGCCCTTCAGGGAGAACTTTTATATTCACCATTAGGAGGAAAGGTAAAGATACAGGAAGCTGATCCCGATGATCCGACTACTTTTTTTAATTTCAAAGCCAAGCAGACTTTCCATACTTTATTGGTTCCTGTATCGGCTAAGTATTTTATTACTGAAGGGCTTTCTGTTTCTGCAGGAGTAAACGTAGGACTTATCCTTTCTGCGAAATCAAAGCTTTCTGCTGATCTGGGAATGGGCCCATTATTTGAATTTGATGCGGATAAAGAGGTGGATATCAAAGATCAGGTGAATACACTAAACCTCGCTCCTTTCCTTGGAGCTGAATACGCGCTGGAAAACGGATTGTTCTTTGATGCAAGATATAACCTCGGTGTTTCCAATCTTGCTAAAAATGCACAAGGAAATGAAAAACTGACGAACAGCTTTATTCAGGTGGGTGTCGGTTTTAAATTCGGAGGTAATTAA
- a CDS encoding PhoH family protein, whose product MFELTYDLEDIDAKIFYGVNNQYFNLIKSTFPTLKITGRDHFIFAMGNQEALDILKQKLDDIVRFISKNNSIGLKDVENILNIKDENEKQLIFDQDIIVKGVNGKIIKAKTTNLKKLVKETEKKDMVFAIGPAGTGKTYTSVALAAKALRDKEVKRIILTRPAVEAGESLGFLPGDLKEKLDPYLQPLYDALRDMIPHEKLEGFMEKKVIEVAPLAFMRGRTLDDAFVILDEAQNTTHAQMKMFLTRMGMNAKFIITGDPSQIDLPKNQQSGLKEAMRILKGVNEIGFVHLTEEDVVRHPVVKKIILAYNDEEKRLRND is encoded by the coding sequence ATGTTTGAATTAACATATGATTTGGAAGATATCGACGCTAAAATCTTCTATGGAGTTAATAACCAATATTTCAACTTAATAAAATCTACTTTTCCGACTCTTAAAATCACAGGGAGAGATCACTTTATCTTTGCGATGGGAAACCAGGAAGCTTTAGATATTCTGAAACAAAAACTGGATGATATTGTCCGTTTCATTTCTAAAAACAACTCAATAGGCCTGAAAGATGTTGAAAATATCCTGAATATTAAAGATGAAAATGAGAAACAACTGATTTTCGACCAGGATATTATTGTAAAAGGAGTAAACGGGAAAATAATCAAAGCCAAAACGACCAATCTGAAAAAACTGGTAAAGGAAACCGAGAAAAAAGATATGGTCTTTGCCATAGGTCCCGCAGGTACCGGGAAAACCTATACCAGTGTAGCCTTAGCTGCAAAAGCATTAAGAGATAAAGAGGTTAAAAGGATTATCCTGACAAGGCCGGCAGTAGAAGCAGGGGAAAGCCTTGGATTTTTACCCGGTGATCTTAAAGAAAAGCTGGACCCTTATTTACAACCTTTGTATGATGCCCTTCGCGACATGATTCCGCATGAAAAACTGGAAGGTTTTATGGAAAAGAAAGTTATAGAGGTGGCTCCGTTAGCTTTTATGAGAGGACGTACCCTTGATGATGCTTTTGTAATTCTTGATGAAGCACAGAATACGACTCATGCACAGATGAAAATGTTTTTAACCAGGATGGGGATGAATGCCAAGTTTATCATTACAGGGGATCCAAGTCAGATTGACCTGCCTAAAAACCAGCAATCCGGGCTGAAAGAAGCAATGAGAATCCTGAAAGGAGTCAATGAAATCGGTTTTGTACATCTTACAGAAGAAGATGTGGTAAGACACCCGGTAGTAAAGAAAATCATTCTGGCTTACAATGATGAAGAAAAAAGATTAAGAAATGACTGA
- a CDS encoding SAM hydrolase/SAM-dependent halogenase family protein, with the protein MSIITLTSDFGNLDYRVAAVKGKILSLNPEVNIIDITHDIQAFNLIQTSYIVRNAYKYFPKGTIHIISVDSFYNRSRKNILYKADGSYFLAADNGILSLIFFDIKPEAIYEITLNNRFDDIINFTSTDIFVPAAVHLANGGLPEVIGRKIDTAKQLMFPKPVYNESERMIIGEVTYIDNFGNIISNISKDFFENIGKGYNSFTIKFRNLTLSRVFSSHTEVVSDWERETEFHGQSAAIFNDSQLLELTIYKGSRKNGAKSLFGLNVGENIYIEFA; encoded by the coding sequence ATGTCAATTATTACCCTTACTTCGGATTTCGGAAATTTAGATTACAGAGTAGCCGCTGTAAAAGGCAAAATTCTGTCTCTAAACCCTGAGGTTAATATTATTGATATAACCCACGATATCCAGGCATTCAACCTCATACAGACTTCTTATATCGTACGAAATGCTTATAAATATTTCCCTAAAGGAACCATTCATATCATTTCTGTAGATAGTTTTTATAACAGATCAAGAAAAAATATCCTTTACAAGGCGGACGGATCTTATTTCCTGGCGGCCGACAATGGTATTTTAAGCCTTATATTTTTTGACATCAAACCCGAGGCGATCTATGAGATTACCTTAAATAACCGTTTTGATGACATTATCAATTTTACTTCTACGGATATTTTTGTCCCTGCGGCTGTACATCTTGCCAATGGAGGACTTCCGGAGGTCATCGGAAGAAAAATAGATACCGCCAAACAGCTGATGTTCCCTAAGCCGGTTTATAATGAATCCGAAAGAATGATCATCGGGGAAGTTACCTATATTGATAATTTCGGAAATATAATCTCAAATATCAGCAAAGATTTCTTTGAAAATATCGGCAAAGGATATAATAGTTTTACGATAAAATTCAGGAATTTAACTCTTTCCAGGGTATTTTCCAGCCACACAGAAGTGGTTTCTGACTGGGAAAGAGAGACTGAATTCCATGGGCAGTCTGCAGCAATCTTTAATGACAGTCAGTTATTAGAACTTACCATCTATAAGGGAAGCAGGAAAAACGGGGCAAAAAGCCTGTTTGGATTGAATGTAGGCGAGAATATTTACATTGAATTTGCCTAA